The DNA window CTCGATCTTTTCGCGGCGCGCGGCGGCCAGCATGACTTCGATATCGTCGTGCGAGCTGGCGACGGGGCCGATGACGTCGAAGTCCAGGCTCACGTCGTCGAGCGCGAAGGGAATGTACTGGCTGGCCTCGGACTCGACCTGCACCTCGAGCTGTTCCTCGGACAGGCCGGCGGGCAGCACGATCTTTTTCGTGATGACGGCAGCCGGCGGCATGCCCAGTGCCACGTGGCGCGCGCGGGTGCCGCTTTTTTTCAGCAGGCGGCGCACCGCGTCCACCACCTGGTCCAGGTTTTCGATGTTGCCGTCGGCAACCGCGCCGCGCGGCAGCGATTCGACCGCGCAGCGTTCGACACGCAGGCCTTCCTTGCCGGCATCGGCGAGTTCGACCAGCCGCACACCGGAGCTGCTGATGTCGAGGCCGACGAGCGGCGGCGCTGCACCGCCGAACAGGGTCTTCCAGTCTGGCATCATCGATGGGTTCCCGGTCCGGCGCGGCATGAGAACCACCCCGGAATAATTAGCATAAAGAGAAAAAAACGTTTGAAAACCGTCGCTTACGTGAATAATTCCGGACGGCAAGATGGATGCTAGCAATTCCCTACGGCAACTGTAAAGTCATTTCCGCAGTGCCCGATTACTTTCATGTGCGCAGGAAACCACACTTGCCGGCCGACGTGTGGCCGGGCAAATAACACAGTTGTCAGCTTGCTCACCGATACCACTGGTATTGCCGCGCGGACGTGCCGGGGGGAGCGGCTCGCTTATAATGCGTGCACAAAATTTCAAAGGTTTTCCCCGCATGACTCCTCCGAACAACGCTTCCAAGAAGACCAGGTCCAAGTCCCCCAGGAATCTGCTCATGATGGCACTGGGCTCCGTGGTCGGGCTGGTCCTGGTGCTGGTGCTGCTCGTGGTGTTCGGGCTGGCATTGGCCTACCCGAGCCTGCCATCGCTCGATACGCTGACCGATTACCGACCCAAGATGCCGCTGCGGATCTATTCGGCCGACAATGTGCTGATCGGTGAATTCGGCGAAGAACGCCGCAACCTGGTGCGCTTCAAGGACATCCCGGACGTGATGAAGAAATCCGTGCTGGCGATCGAGGACGACCGCTTCTACGAGCATGGCGGCGTGGATTACCTGGGCATCCTGCGGGCGGCGTTCCACAATGCCACCGGCGGCGCGCGCCAGGGCGCATCGACGATCACGCAACAGGTCGCGCGCAACTTCTTCCTCTCCAGCGAACAGACCCTCAAGCGCAAGGCCTATGAGGCGCTGCTGGCGTGGAAGATCGAGCAGAACCTCACGAAGGATCAGATCCTCGAGGTCTACATGAACCAGATCTACCTGGGCCAGCGCGCCTATGGCTTCGCGTCGGCGGCGCAGATCTATTTCGGCAAGAACCTGCAGGACATCTCGATCGCCGAGGCGGCGATGCTGGCCGGCCTGCCGAAGGCGCCATCCGCCTACAACCCGGTGGTCAATCCGAAGCGGGCCAGGACGCGCCAGCAGTACATCCTGCAGCGGATGGCGCAGCTGGGCTATATCACGCCGGCGCAGTTCGAGGAAGCAAAGAACGAACAGCTGAAGGTCAAGACCGACAGCAGCGAGTTCGGCGTGCATGCCGAATATGTGGCCGAAATGGCACGCCAGCTCGTCTACGAACAGTTCAAGGAAGACACGTACACCCGGGGCCTGAACGTCTTCACCACGATCACCAAGTCCGACCAGGATGCCGCCTACCTGGCCTTGCGCAAGGGTGTGATGGACTACGAGCGCCGCCATCCCTACCGCGGTCCGGAAGCCTATGTGGACCTGCCGAAGAACCGCGCCGAGGCGGACGAGGTGATCGAGACCGAACTGGCCGAGCATCCGGACAGCGACGACATCGTGGCCGCGATGGTGCTGTCGGCATCGCCGACGAAGGTGACGGCGATGACCGCCTCCGGCGAGGAAATCACGATCACGGGCAGCGGCCTGGCGATGGGCAAGGCCTGGTTGTCCGAAAAGGCCGCGCCGAACCGCCGCATCCGCCGCGGCGCCGTGATCCGCGTGATGCAGGAAGAGAAAGACTGGCAGATCACGCAGATGCCGGAAATCGAATCGGCCTTCGTGGCCGCCAGCACCGAGGACGGCGCCATCAAGGCGATGGTGGGCGGCTTCGACTACAACCGCAACAAGTTCAACCACGTGACGCAGGCATGGCGCCAGCCGGGTTCTTCGTTCAAGCCGTTCATCTACTCGGCCTCGCTGGAACGCGGCCTGTCGCCGGCGACGATCATCAACGACGCGCCGATTTCGTTCGATGCCGGCCAGACGGGCGGCCAGCCGTGGGAACCGAAGAACTACGACGGCCGCTACGAAGGCCCGATGACGATGCGCCGCGGCCTGACGAAGTCGAAGAACATGATCTCGATCCGCATCCTGCACAAGATCGGCGCCAAGTATGGCCAGGAATACACGACGCGCTTCGGTTTCGAAGGCGACAAGAACCCGCCTTACCTGACCCTCGCGCTGGGCGCCGGCGCCGTGACGCCGCTGCAGATGGCCGGCGCCTATGCCGTGTTCGCGAACGGCGGCTACAAGGTCACGCCCTACCTGATCTCGAAGGTGACCGATGCCAACGGCCGCATCCTGTCACAGGCCGCGCCCGACCGTGCCGGCGTGGAAGGCAACCGCGTGATCGACGAGCGCAATGCCTTCCTGATGGACTCGATGCTGCGTGACGTGGCGCGCTACGGCACCGCCGCCAAGGCCCAGCAGGTGCTGAAGCGGCCCGACCTGGCCGGCAAGACGGGCACGACGAACGACTCGATCGACGCGTGGTTTGCCGGTTACCAGTCGAAGCTGGTGGGCATCGCCTGGATCGGCTACGACCAGCCGAAGAATCTGGGCAACCGCGAAACCGGTGGCGGCCTGGCGCTGCCGATCTGGATCGGCTACATGCAGAAGGCGCTGAAGACGATTCCGGTCGAGGAACGGCCGGTACCCGACGGCATCGTGATGGCCAATGGCGATTATTACTATGCCGAGAATCCGCCGGGCGTGGGCGTGGAAAGTCTGGAAGGCGCTACCCGCGGCACCCCGGAAGAAGAAAAGGCCCGCGACGCCGTCAAGAACGAACTGTTCTAATTTAATCCAAGCAAAACCGGGGACGTACCCCTGTTTTCAGGAAATTTCCTGGAAACAGGGGTACGTCCCCAATTTTTTCAGTGGCCAACATCATGTCTTCACCAACAAGCGCGCAATTGCGCACCGATGTCCTGTCGGGCATCACCG is part of the Pseudoduganella lutea genome and encodes:
- a CDS encoding penicillin-binding protein 1A: MMALGSVVGLVLVLVLLVVFGLALAYPSLPSLDTLTDYRPKMPLRIYSADNVLIGEFGEERRNLVRFKDIPDVMKKSVLAIEDDRFYEHGGVDYLGILRAAFHNATGGARQGASTITQQVARNFFLSSEQTLKRKAYEALLAWKIEQNLTKDQILEVYMNQIYLGQRAYGFASAAQIYFGKNLQDISIAEAAMLAGLPKAPSAYNPVVNPKRARTRQQYILQRMAQLGYITPAQFEEAKNEQLKVKTDSSEFGVHAEYVAEMARQLVYEQFKEDTYTRGLNVFTTITKSDQDAAYLALRKGVMDYERRHPYRGPEAYVDLPKNRAEADEVIETELAEHPDSDDIVAAMVLSASPTKVTAMTASGEEITITGSGLAMGKAWLSEKAAPNRRIRRGAVIRVMQEEKDWQITQMPEIESAFVAASTEDGAIKAMVGGFDYNRNKFNHVTQAWRQPGSSFKPFIYSASLERGLSPATIINDAPISFDAGQTGGQPWEPKNYDGRYEGPMTMRRGLTKSKNMISIRILHKIGAKYGQEYTTRFGFEGDKNPPYLTLALGAGAVTPLQMAGAYAVFANGGYKVTPYLISKVTDANGRILSQAAPDRAGVEGNRVIDERNAFLMDSMLRDVARYGTAAKAQQVLKRPDLAGKTGTTNDSIDAWFAGYQSKLVGIAWIGYDQPKNLGNRETGGGLALPIWIGYMQKALKTIPVEERPVPDGIVMANGDYYYAENPPGVGVESLEGATRGTPEEEKARDAVKNELF